From Alphaproteobacteria bacterium 33-17:
GAAAGTCTATGAGCAATAATAAGATTAGTTTTACCACGCCTTATACGCTTAATATTTTCCATGATTTTAGCCTCAACGATGTTATCAAGGCTTGATGTTGCTTCATCGAGTATCATGATTGCTGCATTTTTGAGTAAAGCTCTGGCGATAGCTATGCGTTGACGCTGGCCACCCGAAAGTTTATTCCCACCTTGACCAATTTGAGCATCAAGTGAGCAAAAGTCAGTAACTAAAGCATTTTCTGCTGCTTGTGTAATTTCATCTACTGATGCTCTTAAGTTACCATAGGCAATATTGTTTTCTACTGTATCATCAAAAATAGCTACTTCCTGTGTTACTATAGCTATATTATCACGTACGGATCTTAAATAAGATTCTTTGATATCTTGGTTGTCTATAAAAATGCTACCAGAATTTGGGTCATAAAGTCTGAGTAATAAATTGATAAGTGTTGACTTACCGCTACCTGACTCACCAACAATAGCAATGGTTTTTGCAGGTGGTATAATTAATGTAAAATCTTTCAAAATATTATTTTCGCCATATTTAAAGGTAATATCTTTAAATACAATTTCACCGTTAGAAACTTTCAAATCACTGGCATCTGATTCTTCACGAATTTCTGGTTTGTTGTCAATAAGTGCAAAATAGCGTTTTGCGGCAGCTAAACCTTCCTGAAGATTTGTATTTAGGTCTGACAAAGTTTTAAGTGGTTTGTACGCAATAATCAATGCTGCAATAAATGAAAAGAAACTACCAGCTGTTGTGACGCCTTCCATAACTTGGCTTCCGCCGTACCAAACAACAAGTGCTACAGCAATGCCCCCAAATGATTCCATGATAGGTGAAGAAACAGATTCTGTTCTGGCAGCTTTTAAATATAATCCCAAAATGCCATTTATAATTTTACTGGCTCTTGAAATTTCATAATCTTCACGGTTATATGACTTTATAATACGTATATTTTTAAACGTTTCGTCAAGCTGAGCCGTATAGTTTCCAAGTTCTTCCTGAGTACGGGTTGCAAGTTTACGCATACGCTTACCAAGCCTTATTATAGGATGGATAGTTACTGGAAAAACAATCAAAGCTAAAACTGATAATAACCAATTTTGGTAAATCATTACGCCAACTAAAAATACTAATGATAAAAAGTCGCGGGCAATACCTGTAAGTACCGTTGAAACAGAGTTACGCATTGTATTTATATCTATGGTAAACCTTGAAATAAGCTTACCAGAAGAAAATGAATTTATATAGGCTAGGTCAGAATTAATTAAATGATCATATAGGTCAATTTGCATTTCGGTAATGATTTTTTGACCTAATTTTTTCATAAGATAGTTCTGGAAAAAACTTGCAAAGCCCTTCATTACCGCAAGTCCAAATACTATAAATGTTATTGAATAAAGCATACTCATATCTTTATTAATAAAGATTTTGTCTAGCATTGGCTGTATAAGGTAGGCATTCATACCATTACCAATCGCCACAAAAATCATAGCAATTGTACTAAAAATGATTAGGGCTTTATACTTAAAAACATAGGTAGAAATTAGCCTTTTTAAAATGCTGTATGATCCGTCCATAGTTTAGCTTCCTGCAATTGTCATTTTAGGAATCATCAGGCTAGGGGAATTCGTACCTGCTTTAAATTCAAGATCGTTTGCTGGTATCATACTTATAAATATATCTTTTAAATTTGATGCTAAAGTGATTTCACTAACGGGATATTGTACTTCACCATTCTCAACCCACAGACCAGATGCACCCTGACTATAATCACCTGTAAGTCCATTTACGCCGCCACCAAATAAACTGGTCACAATCAAGCCTTTTGTGGTGTTTTTGATCATCTCTTCAAGTGTTGCTTTACCATTTTGTAAGTAGAAATTTGATGTAGATGGAGATGGATTAGATGCAATGCCCCGTGATGCAGATGCTGTAGATTTAAGCCCAAGTTGCTTCGCTGATCTTAAATCCATGATCCATGTTTTTAATACGCCATTTTCAACAACATGAAGTTTTTGTGTGGCCAGACCTTCAGAGTCAAAAATTCTTGATCTTTGACCACGAACCATGAGTGGGTCGTCGAAAATATTAATATCGCTGCTGAATATTTGCTTTTCCATCATGTCTAATAAGAAAGAGCTTTTTCTAGCTATGCTAGCTCCGTTTATACATGAGGCAAACTCACCAAGTAATCTTGCAGCAAAACGGGCAGGGTAAATTACCTGAGCTTCTGTTGTTGCAATTTTTTTAGGATTAAGTTTTTGTATTGCATTATTAGCTGCGTTTATGCCAATTATTTTAGCATCCTTTAAGTCGCTTAAGTATCTTGTTGTGTGATAATCATAATCTGTTTCCATCCCATTTTCTGAACCTGCAACAGCTGCGGTTGATATACTAAATGTTGATGCTTTATATGATTTTGCAAAGCCTTTAGATGTAGCGAGTGCAATATAAGTCTTACTTTGCGATACTTCTGCACCGCTTGAATTTACAATGCCTTTAACTTGCAAAGCGGCATTTTCGCATTCAAGTGCTTTTTCTTGCATTTGCTTGGTTGTAATTTCGCTTGAATCAAATAAGTCTAAATCAATATTACCGTTATATAAACCTTCTTCTGCTAAACTTAAGAGTGGATCTTCTAGAGAGTTAGTCGCCATTTGAATGGCTTTGTTTATTATGTTATCAGTGTTTTCTAAGCTGAAATCACTTGAGGATACAATAGCGTGTTTTTTGCCAACAAAAACTCTGATTCCAAAGCTTTTGCCGCGTGAATATTCGCATTCTTCTAATTTACCAACCCTTACGCCTACCTGAGTTGTCGCATCATCTATTACAATGCTGTCGCATTCAGTTGCGCCATGTTTTAGTGCTTTTTTATTAATATCGTCTAAAAAGTTCAGTAAATTATCCGTCATATTTATCCTAGTAATTTTTGCTCAAGTTTATGTATTTCATCACGTAATTTTGCGGCTTTTTCAAATTCTAAATTGCCAGCTGCAGTAAACATTTCTTTTCGCTTATTTTCTATAGTTTTTGCAACTTTATCAACATCTATTTCTTCTTTTAGCTTTTTCTCTTCGCTTTCTCTTATTGCTTTTAAAATACCTAGCGGATTTATTCCATGTTTTTCATTGTATTCAAGCTGAAGTTTCCTACGTCTTTCTGTTTCGCTTAGAGCTTTTGTAATAGATTTTGTTTCTTTATCAGCATATAAAATAACGCGTCCATTAACGTTTCGTGCAGCTCTGCCAATTGTTTGAATTAGAGATGTTTCTGAGCGTAAGAATCCTTCTTTATCCGCATCTAAAATCGCAACTAAAGCACACTCTGGAATATCAAGCCCTTCCCGAAGTAAGTTAATTCCAATAAGAACATCAATATCACCACGGCGAAGCTGGTTCAGAATTTCCACGCGTTCTAATGTTTTAATATCGGAGTGTAGGTAGGTAACCTTTATACCAATCTCCAGCATATATTTTGATAAATCTTCCGCCATCTTTTTGGTAAGAGTAGTAACTAAAATTCTTTCGCCGTTTTCAATAGCGATGCGGCATTCTTCAAGTAAATCATCAACCTGATTGGTTGCGGGTTTTATGGTACAAACTGGGTCAATAAGACCAGTTGGGCGGATTACTTGCTCAACAAATACGTTATTTGTACGCTCAAGTTCATATTTTCCAGGAGTTGCAGATACATAGACGGTAGATCCGCGAATTGCATCCCATTCCTCAAATTTTAGCGGGCGATTATCCATAGCGGATGGTAGCCTGAATCCGTATTCAACTAAAGTAGTTTTACGGCTTCTGTCACCATTATACATTGCGCCAATTTGCGGGATAGTTACGTGGCTTTCATCTATGAATAGTAAGGCATCTTTTGGTAAATATTCAAATAATGTAGGAGGTGCCATGCCGCCAGGTCTTCCTGATAAATACCTTGAATAGTTTTCAATGCCTTTGCATGAGCCTGTTTCTAACATCATTTCGATGTCAAACATAGTGCGTTGTTCTAAGCGCTGTGCTTCTAGGAGCTTATCCTGACTTCTTAAAAATTCTAACCTTTCGCGCAGGTCGTTCTGAATTTGCTTTATAGCATCCTGCATACGATCTTGAGGTGTAATATAGTGAGAGCATGCATAAATAGAAGCTTGTTTAAGCTTTGCAAGCTTATGCCCCGTTATAATATCATACTCATTTATAGCATCTATTTCGTCACCAAAAAAGTTTATCGACCAGCCCTTTTCACTATAGTGAGCTGGGATTATATCTACATTTTCCCCTCTAACCCTAAACGTACCGCGCTTATTTTCAAAGTCATTGCGGTCATATTGAAGCTTAATAAGGTTTTTGATTAAATCATCCCTTGATAATGTATCACCAACTTTAACTGTAAAAGACATTTCAGAATATAAGTCAGGCGAGCCTAAGCCATATATACATGATACTGACGAGACTATAATACAGTCGCGGCGCTCTAAAATTGAGCGGGTTGCTGAGTGACGCATAAGGTCAATCACTTCGTTTATCTGGGCGTCTTTTTCAATAAATACGTCGGTTCTTGGGATATATGCTTCAGGCTGATAATAATCGTAATAAGATACAAAATATTCGACGGCATTATTTGGGAAAAATTCTTTCATTTCAGCATAGAGCTGGGATGCTAAGGTTTTATTATGCGCCATAATAAGGGCAGGGCGGTTAAGTCTTTCAATAACATTAGCCATGGTAAAGGTTTTGCCAGAGCCAGTAACCCCAAGCAAAACTTGCTCTTTTTGCCCAGAAGTAATGCCGTTTACAAGTTTTTCTATAGCCCGTGGCTGGTCGCCGCTAGGTTTGTATTGTGATACAATTTCAAATTTATTACTCATTTGGCTCCCTTAGCTTCGCAATTAAACTCGCCATATCTGAGGGCAGCGGTATTTCAAACCTCATTTCCTCATTTTTATTAGGATGTATAAACCCAATTGAGTAAGCATGCAAGGCTTGTCTAGGAAAATCAAGTTTTTTATACTTGTTTATGTCTCTTGATTTATATGTATCGTCACCTACAAGGCTATGCTTTAAATGCGTCATATGAACCCTAATCTGGTGAGTTCTGCCTGTTTTTAAAGTAAGCTCTACAAGTGAATACTGATCGTCAAAGGTTTCTAATACTTTATAAATGGTTACAGCCTCTTTGCCATTTTTATTATTAGAAACAGCCATTTTTACACGGTTTTTAGGATCACGCGCAATATAGGTAGTAATAGTTCCAAATCTAGGCATAGGAACGCCATAACAAATAGCAATGTACTTACGAGACAGTTCGCGGCTTTTAAGCTGCTCTGAGAGTTTAAAATGAGTGGTGTCGTTTTTAGCTATAACCATAAGACCACTTGTATCTTTATCGAGCCTGTGAACAATACCAGGGCGGAAGTCGCCATTAATACTGGATAACTCTTTGGAATAAAAGGAAAGTTCGTTGGCTAAGGTATCTTGATAATTACCTGCTCCGGGGTGAGTGGTAATTCCAGCATATTTATTAATAACTATTAAATCCTGATCTTCATATATTATATCAAAACTTTTGCTGGATTTTGGGATTAGGTGGTTTTTAACCTCTTCTTCTACAACTATTTCAAGAAAATCAATAACTTCTACCATAAATTTGGGGTCGTTGGTTAACTCTTTGTTAACTATTACTCCCTTTTCCTCAATAATTTTTTTAATTTTTGTACGAGAAATATTTTCTTTTTCTAATAAATCTGCTAACGTTTTATCCAGCCTGTTTTTTTGGCTTAGTTTAATATTAGTGAAGGTAATAATTTTATGGTTCATAATCTTCAAAAAACCAAAATTGTTATGTTAGTTATGATGTTATTCTTGTATTTCGGAGCATTTGTGCTTATGGGATACGTTATACATCACATCGCTTAATTACCCAAATAAAATATGAAAGTAGAAGTCATAACTCCTATAAATCCTGTAAATAATGCTAAATCTGCAACTAAAACGGCAAATGATGGTAAGTTTAAGGAAATATTAGGTGCAAAGTCTGGCTCAAAATCCGAGCAAACTACATCAGTAAACGGTCTCCAGTTCTATTATATAGAAGAAATGAATCAAGACCTGCCCGATCAGCAAAGAAAAAAGCAAATAGCATATGGTAAGAAATTACTAGACGAACTTAAAAAAATAAGACTTATGCTATTATATGGTGAAGTATCTCAAGATAAATTAAGCAATATCAATGACTTACTTTTAGAAGCTAAAGACATTGCGCACACAGATCCTAAATTATCTAAGATTATCAGTGATATAGAGCTAAGGTTAGAAGTTGAAATGGCAAAGTTGTAATTGACTGTAATCCGGTATGTCATTGCTGTAAAACTTCAGAGTTTAGGTTACGGTCATCACCGTGGCAATCTAATTGAATGTAATAAAAAACTCATATAAATTACGACCAGGGGGCGAGTTTTTGAAAAAAACGAGGGGAGTAATTTATATGTTCAATGTAACCCCAAATAAATGGAAGAAAAATGACTTCCCGGGGGTGGTCAGTCATTTTTATTTTTATAAATATTGGCTTCTATTACAAGCAGTTTTGTCAGAGATACTTTGAACTTCTACAATTGCGAGCAAAATGCAGTTTTGCGTGGCAATCTATTTAATATCTTGAGTTTTTTTAGATTCTCAAGAGGTATTGCATACTTCTTGAAATGACGACAGATCTTGCCGAAAGGTCTGTTAGTAAAAAATACGGAGTATTTTGTGGCGATCTATTTGTCTGTAAGTTATTATGGATTGCTTCTGGGTTAAAAGCTCTAGCAATGACTGTCAACGATACTACGAACCTATA
This genomic window contains:
- a CDS encoding excinuclease ABC subunit B; its protein translation is MSNKFEIVSQYKPSGDQPRAIEKLVNGITSGQKEQVLLGVTGSGKTFTMANVIERLNRPALIMAHNKTLASQLYAEMKEFFPNNAVEYFVSYYDYYQPEAYIPRTDVFIEKDAQINEVIDLMRHSATRSILERRDCIIVSSVSCIYGLGSPDLYSEMSFTVKVGDTLSRDDLIKNLIKLQYDRNDFENKRGTFRVRGENVDIIPAHYSEKGWSINFFGDEIDAINEYDIITGHKLAKLKQASIYACSHYITPQDRMQDAIKQIQNDLRERLEFLRSQDKLLEAQRLEQRTMFDIEMMLETGSCKGIENYSRYLSGRPGGMAPPTLFEYLPKDALLFIDESHVTIPQIGAMYNGDRSRKTTLVEYGFRLPSAMDNRPLKFEEWDAIRGSTVYVSATPGKYELERTNNVFVEQVIRPTGLIDPVCTIKPATNQVDDLLEECRIAIENGERILVTTLTKKMAEDLSKYMLEIGIKVTYLHSDIKTLERVEILNQLRRGDIDVLIGINLLREGLDIPECALVAILDADKEGFLRSETSLIQTIGRAARNVNGRVILYADKETKSITKALSETERRRKLQLEYNEKHGINPLGILKAIRESEEKKLKEEIDVDKVAKTIENKRKEMFTAAGNLEFEKAAKLRDEIHKLEQKLLG